In one Polycladomyces zharkentensis genomic region, the following are encoded:
- the fni gene encoding type 2 isopentenyl-diphosphate Delta-isomerase: protein MSQNQKPTKKRKAEHIEIVLHREVTGRGITTGLERYRFRHEALPEINFKDISLSTAFLGKPMKAPLLISSMTGGTKAAFQINKNLAQAAEKHGWAMGLGSVRTAIEHPETACTFQVRKYAPHIPLLANLGAVQLQYGYDVDDCRRIIELTEADALVLHLNAMQEVFQPEGNTRFAHLLAKIEEVCRTLEVPVGVKEVGMGIHGDLAKRLFDAGVQFVDVAGAGGTSWIMVEKHRSRDPILTAAAEAFADWGLPTADCIREARQKAPNGYLIASGGLSTGVEAAKAIALGADLTGFGRTLLRAATDLTPAAISRQLQRIEAELRIAMFGIGAADVPTLKGTDRIFRTDD, encoded by the coding sequence ATGTCTCAAAACCAGAAACCGACAAAAAAACGGAAAGCGGAACACATCGAGATCGTCCTCCACCGCGAGGTGACCGGACGGGGCATCACCACCGGACTGGAACGATACCGTTTCCGCCATGAAGCCCTGCCTGAAATCAATTTTAAGGATATCTCTCTCTCCACCGCTTTTTTGGGCAAACCGATGAAAGCCCCGTTGTTGATCAGCAGCATGACCGGCGGGACGAAAGCAGCATTTCAAATCAACAAAAACCTTGCCCAAGCCGCCGAAAAACATGGATGGGCGATGGGTCTGGGTTCCGTACGGACGGCGATCGAACATCCGGAGACGGCCTGTACCTTCCAAGTCCGAAAATACGCGCCTCACATCCCGTTACTGGCCAATCTGGGGGCAGTCCAGCTCCAATACGGCTATGATGTCGACGACTGCCGCCGCATCATCGAACTGACCGAAGCTGATGCATTGGTTTTGCATCTGAATGCCATGCAGGAAGTGTTTCAGCCGGAGGGAAACACCCGATTCGCCCACCTGTTGGCCAAGATCGAAGAGGTTTGCCGAACGCTGGAAGTACCGGTCGGTGTCAAGGAAGTGGGGATGGGGATTCATGGCGATTTGGCCAAACGTCTTTTCGATGCCGGGGTTCAATTCGTCGATGTAGCGGGTGCTGGCGGGACTTCGTGGATTATGGTCGAAAAACACCGGTCCCGCGATCCAATACTGACCGCCGCTGCGGAGGCGTTCGCCGATTGGGGGTTGCCCACCGCCGACTGCATCCGGGAGGCAAGGCAAAAAGCCCCCAACGGTTACCTGATCGCCAGCGGCGGATTATCCACTGGCGTGGAAGCGGCCAAAGCGATCGCATTGGGTGCCGACTTGACCGGATTCGGCCGCACCCTCTTGCGTGCCGCAACCGATCTGACACCAGCGGCGATCTCCCGGCAGTTGCAACGGATTGAGGCGGAATTGCGCATCGCCATGTTCGGAATCGGTGCCGCTGATGTTCCGACATTAAAGGGAACAGACCGGATTTTTCGGACGGATGATTGA
- a CDS encoding response regulator transcription factor: MTKYLIVPRLQPDEVEQMLDTVHREYHECLTQWYIKLSKINVNNEEKKSLSDVFRFMLDHLDLALSDELLFFNKFEQSLLDWEKILNANRIIFAIGAFEQIMMEMILQNHNRLYVNNCFQWIHALCMNVTSSITQHQLLTFGYQHNKKNRSYSPLIRLLQGQDIWPYVNWEFVAVTTPKSSKHRYGILDIAIYNLEMEEWFPAYQHDDLTLSVHQVISGKTEGFVEKINEKLYLVIKGKKAPLSKRFVQQLVHWMRQAMELSKMYYNEDIHQTIHDQIQQYEAILEFDNTLLSTKGIQDTLSSCVEHICHIAGFQRSALFWYYPFFKKVEGILSYNVPLEEIQRIQEPEHNIPAISKLFDAKRPVHLKRVENLIPTHYIEYFHLTSLLVAPLYGENHRVTGVLLLDQNGRPFEVSDNTIEIVDSLLTRVSRNLHSKLHSNFSVKKTSSLLTNREKQILQLSADGYSTKHIASELHISEYTVNEYISSIFKKLKAKNRTEAVAKALRQHLIQ; encoded by the coding sequence ATGACAAAATATCTAATCGTTCCCAGGTTGCAACCCGATGAAGTCGAACAAATGCTTGACACTGTTCATCGGGAATACCATGAGTGTCTAACCCAATGGTACATAAAATTATCCAAAATAAACGTAAACAACGAAGAAAAGAAATCTTTATCCGATGTGTTCCGCTTTATGTTGGATCACTTGGATCTCGCTCTTTCCGACGAACTACTTTTTTTCAATAAATTTGAACAGTCACTGTTGGATTGGGAAAAAATATTAAACGCTAACCGAATAATATTTGCCATCGGGGCATTTGAACAGATCATGATGGAGATGATCCTGCAAAACCATAATCGTCTTTATGTAAATAACTGCTTTCAATGGATTCACGCCTTGTGCATGAATGTAACCTCTTCCATCACACAGCATCAACTATTGACGTTCGGATATCAACACAATAAGAAAAACAGATCTTATTCTCCGCTCATCCGGCTGTTGCAAGGACAAGATATATGGCCTTATGTGAACTGGGAATTTGTCGCTGTCACAACCCCAAAATCAAGTAAACACAGATATGGAATTTTGGATATTGCCATTTATAACCTTGAAATGGAAGAATGGTTCCCTGCTTATCAACACGATGATCTGACCTTATCCGTCCATCAAGTCATCTCTGGAAAAACCGAAGGATTTGTAGAAAAAATCAATGAGAAATTATACCTTGTCATCAAAGGTAAAAAGGCCCCCTTATCGAAACGCTTCGTCCAGCAGCTGGTTCATTGGATGCGTCAAGCAATGGAATTGTCCAAGATGTATTACAATGAAGATATACACCAAACCATTCATGACCAGATTCAACAGTATGAAGCGATTTTGGAATTTGACAACACACTGCTGTCAACCAAGGGCATACAAGATACGCTTTCTTCATGTGTGGAACATATATGCCACATCGCCGGTTTTCAACGCAGCGCTCTTTTTTGGTACTATCCGTTCTTCAAAAAAGTCGAAGGAATTCTGTCCTATAATGTTCCATTGGAAGAGATTCAACGCATTCAAGAACCGGAACATAATATACCTGCGATTTCAAAGCTATTCGATGCGAAACGGCCTGTTCATCTGAAGCGAGTGGAAAATCTGATTCCGACTCACTATATTGAATATTTCCATTTGACTTCATTGTTGGTGGCCCCTTTGTATGGAGAGAACCATCGTGTTACCGGTGTTCTACTCCTTGACCAGAACGGCCGACCTTTCGAAGTGTCGGACAACACCATTGAAATCGTTGACTCCCTTTTGACCCGGGTATCAAGAAACTTGCATTCCAAACTGCATTCAAACTTTTCGGTCAAAAAAACATCTTCCCTCTTAACTAATCGTGAAAAGCAAATCCTCCAGCTGAGCGCCGATGGTTACAGCACCAAACATATTGCCTCCGAACTCCATATCAGCGAGTACACTGTCAATGAGTATATCAGTTCCATATTCAAGAAATTGAAGGCAAAAAACAGGACGGAAGCCGTAGCAAAGGCTTTGCGTCAACATTTGATCCAATAA
- a CDS encoding DUF6230 family protein gives MRYHGKRFWLSMVVALCLVFTLVLGIWTGGVALAVPVGGIGGFIIEADEIQISNFKVLPKIGETSERAAYPQGSAQLDGVIKKLKLYKDLDVPGVGKVRVLMTASKDVKATGVILDLSRMQADANFSKLKVAEKHSSDWQQKFSLSAPSLVLKKPYIQGHYMFANSISLPGLSMKLEMISAE, from the coding sequence TTGAGGTACCATGGGAAAAGGTTCTGGTTAAGTATGGTCGTTGCTCTGTGTCTGGTGTTTACGTTGGTACTGGGGATTTGGACCGGGGGTGTGGCGCTGGCCGTCCCGGTCGGGGGAATCGGCGGGTTTATCATCGAGGCGGATGAGATCCAAATCAGCAATTTCAAGGTGTTGCCGAAGATTGGCGAAACCAGCGAGAGGGCGGCATATCCCCAGGGAAGCGCACAGTTGGATGGGGTGATCAAGAAGCTCAAGCTTTACAAGGATCTCGATGTTCCTGGCGTAGGAAAAGTGCGGGTGTTGATGACTGCATCCAAGGACGTAAAAGCGACCGGAGTGATTCTCGATTTGAGCAGGATGCAAGCGGACGCGAATTTCAGCAAACTGAAAGTTGCAGAGAAACATAGCAGTGATTGGCAGCAAAAATTCAGTTTGTCGGCACCCAGCCTGGTGCTGAAAAAACCGTACATTCAAGGGCATTACATGTTTGCCAACAGCATCTCACTGCCGGGGCTTTCCATGAAATTGGAGATGATTTCGGCCGAGTAA
- a CDS encoding DUF6114 domain-containing protein, with the protein MRKRVVEERALSHSEFSLRTDRRFDEKKRPKLGLTLVCLSGLTILWIPANLYWIAFVPGSFAFAGILFGMLVLSCGVLGWLMPQYVRLLGAFAMILSILSIIGALGGLIIGTLLGMVGGSLCMAWGPASRPSNDSDEEKGHFGLEGAGSVEQEAAATSNKWFK; encoded by the coding sequence ATGCGAAAGAGAGTGGTGGAAGAAAGGGCTTTGAGCCATTCGGAGTTCAGTTTGCGGACAGACCGCAGATTTGACGAAAAAAAGCGTCCAAAACTGGGGCTTACGCTGGTGTGCCTGTCAGGACTGACTATTTTATGGATTCCCGCCAATTTGTATTGGATCGCTTTTGTGCCGGGGAGTTTTGCCTTTGCGGGCATCCTGTTCGGCATGCTTGTGCTCAGCTGTGGTGTTTTAGGTTGGTTGATGCCCCAATATGTTCGGCTTTTAGGGGCGTTTGCGATGATATTGTCGATCCTGTCCATTATCGGAGCCCTGGGAGGGCTGATTATCGGCACATTGTTGGGAATGGTAGGCGGGTCCTTGTGCATGGCTTGGGGTCCGGCTTCCCGACCGTCAAACGATAGCGATGAGGAGAAGGGACATTTTGGGTTGGAGGGGGCTGGATCAGTCGAACAGGAAGCCGCCGCCACGTCGAATAAGTGGTTCAAGTGA